In the genome of Candidatus Pristimantibacillus lignocellulolyticus, the window TATAAAGCCCATCACAAGCTTATACAAGCCTTTCTTAGAATCTAGAACATAGGAATTATTATCTTATAGATTGAATTTAAACTTAACTTACCCCTCCTAATTACATAACTAATAATCATATTTGTGGAAATTATTAACGGTATTATGACATCTTTACAATAAAAATATGTTAATATAGTTAAATAATACTATTATAGTAGGGGGTAACGAGGCATTGGAACATCTTATAGGAAGAAAAGTAGAAAATGATATTATTAATTCTTTTGGGATTACAATTGTTCCTGCCGAAACTATTCTTAACCATGAAGCTATAAGGTTATTGAATAATCATAGAATAGACGTAAACTCTATTATCTTAGCAACTAAAGAATCTAACAAAAATAATAATGATAATGTTCAATTAAGTAATAGTTTTCAACAGACAGTTTCAAAATCGAAAGAGTTATTCGAATCCATATCAATATTTCGTAAAGTTCCTTTAATGGAAATTAGAAAAGAGATTCTTCCTAACATTCATGATATGACAAAACACCAAGATATTTTTGAGTTGTTTGAGGCAATCAAAGCGAAGGATGACTATACTTATCAACACAATATTGGGGTGGGTATATTATCAACGCTTATTGGTACTTGGATGAATTTAGACGAATCTGAACTTTCCATTTTATCACTAGCGGCGACGTTACATGATGTTGGGAAAGTTCATATCCCAATAGAGATTCTAAATAAGCCTGGGAAACTAACAGATAAAGAATTTAATATCGTGAAAAAGCACACGATCCTCGGATATGATTTGTTAAAAGCTACAACCGGATTAAATACTAAAGTTGCACGTGTTGCTTTACAACATCATGAGCGCGAAGATGGAAGGGGATATCCTCTAGGGTTGAAGAAAACAAATATCGAATTATTTAGCTCCATTGTCGCAGTAGCTGATGTTTTTCATGCGATGTCCTCTAAGCGTCCCTATCATGAACCGATACCTTTTCATGAAATTGTTAGTCAAATGGGACATGGGAGATTTGGCGAGCTGAATCCACAAATCGTATCGTTATTCCTTGAAAATATGATGAAAAGAACTGTAGGGAAACAAGTAGTGTTAACGGATGGAAGATTAGGAAAAGTAGTAATGTTAAACCCACATAGAATAGAAACGCCATTAATTAAAATAGATGATGTTTTCGTGGATTTAAGCCAGGAGGAAGGGTTACGTATTAGCTCCATTGTCGCATAGATCTAGTTATCGAGCCGAGCGATTTCAGGATTATCTCCTGATTATCTTTCGGCTCGTTTTTAATTTCTTGTATTCACTTATTCGTTACGCAAGTGTCGGCTCGATATCTAAACTTTATCTTCTTCTGCTCTTTGCTTGCGGTACGCACCAGGAGCTATTCCGTAATATCGCTGAAACACACGATGAAAGTAAGTATAGCTGCCGAACCCAGTTTCTTCTGCGATACGTTCGAGTGTAAGCGGACTTTTCCCCATTAACTCAAGAGCCATCGCAAGTCGCACCTTCTGCGCATACTGCATAATGGACATCCCGAACTCAGCTTTGAATAACTGAACTGATCGGGACACACTTAGCCCTGCATGTTTTGCCACATCGTCTAATGAGAAAGGAGTAGGTGCGTACTCCTCTATATAATGTTTGATTTTATAGGATAGTAGTTTCGGACCAGAAGTGTAAGATTTTGCTTCATCTAGTGCTCTATCTAGTAAATAACAGAGTGCTTTCATCAGAGTGTCTATTAGTGCTAGGTTTCCACCATCAAGTCTTCGTTGCTCGAGTATCAACTGTTGCCAAATAGCGGCTATTCTGCTATTCTCCCCAATTTTTGTTTTATGAGGTCTTCTCTGAAGTTTCCACCATTCATCTAGCCAATCTCCGCTGCAAACAACATAATAGTCCCCACTTGGACCAAGCTCGCCGATTTTAAGATCATATATATCACCCGGTCTGAATAGTAGAAGATCGCCAGGCTCTATAACCTCTGTTTGTCCCGAAATTAATGCATGGCAAAATCCTTCAGTCTGTAGTCGAATAATATAGGATTCAAGTCCAAATTTATAAGTGTTTCTAAAAGGGGTAGTATGGTACATATACGCACAGAACTTCAACTGTATTTGAGATTCCATATTATATTCTTCTCCTTTTCAGTAAGCAGATCGTATAGGTTTATCATTAGTT includes:
- a CDS encoding HD-GYP domain-containing protein; the encoded protein is MEHLIGRKVENDIINSFGITIVPAETILNHEAIRLLNNHRIDVNSIILATKESNKNNNDNVQLSNSFQQTVSKSKELFESISIFRKVPLMEIRKEILPNIHDMTKHQDIFELFEAIKAKDDYTYQHNIGVGILSTLIGTWMNLDESELSILSLAATLHDVGKVHIPIEILNKPGKLTDKEFNIVKKHTILGYDLLKATTGLNTKVARVALQHHEREDGRGYPLGLKKTNIELFSSIVAVADVFHAMSSKRPYHEPIPFHEIVSQMGHGRFGELNPQIVSLFLENMMKRTVGKQVVLTDGRLGKVVMLNPHRIETPLIKIDDVFVDLSQEEGLRISSIVA
- a CDS encoding AraC family transcriptional regulator; amino-acid sequence: MESQIQLKFCAYMYHTTPFRNTYKFGLESYIIRLQTEGFCHALISGQTEVIEPGDLLLFRPGDIYDLKIGELGPSGDYYVVCSGDWLDEWWKLQRRPHKTKIGENSRIAAIWQQLILEQRRLDGGNLALIDTLMKALCYLLDRALDEAKSYTSGPKLLSYKIKHYIEEYAPTPFSLDDVAKHAGLSVSRSVQLFKAEFGMSIMQYAQKVRLAMALELMGKSPLTLERIAEETGFGSYTYFHRVFQRYYGIAPGAYRKQRAEEDKV